The Rhododendron vialii isolate Sample 1 chromosome 5a, ASM3025357v1 genome contains a region encoding:
- the LOC131326225 gene encoding protein DEFECTIVE IN EXINE FORMATION 1, translating into MRKTSVFLICFFVVAASSCFVRGLSELNTDETKKNKFRERVASDDSLGYPNLDEDELLNTQCPQNLELRWQTEVSSSIYATPLIADINSDGKLDIVIPSFVHYLDVLEGSDGDKMPGWPAFHQSTVHSSPLLYDIDKDGVREIALATYNGEVLFFRVSGYMMSDKLVIPRLKVKQDWYVGLHPDPVDRSHPDVHDDLLVQEALMNSMNQTNGSQTGSSTSNSTATEAQAHTVDATDVGKQEKNGSHVEAEIKLQSMENSTLDSISAEPIKEENATNSRRRLLEDSASKGSEVSGSDSKANDNGDVHEATVENDQGLEVDADSSFELFRDSEELADEYNYDYDDYVDESLWGDEEWKEAQHEIVENFVNVDAHILCTPVIADIDNDGVSEMIVAVSYFFDHEYYDNPEHLKELGGIEIGKYVAGGIVVFNLETKQVKWSVQLDLSTDTGKFRAYVYSSPTVVDLDGDGNLDILVGTSYGLFYVLDHKGKVRENFPLEMAEIQGAVVAADINDDGKIELVTTDVHGNIAAWTAQGKEIWETHIKSLVPQGPSIGDVDGDGRTEVVVPTLSGNIYVLSGLDGSVVRPYPYRTHGRVMNQVLLVDLSKRGEKKKGLTLVTTSFDGYLYLIDGPTSCADVVDIGETSYSMVLAENVDGGDDLDLVVTTMNGNVFCFSTPAPHHPIKAWRAHNQGRNNVANRFNREGIYIMPSSRAFRDEEGKSFWVEIEIVDRYRIPSGSQAPYNVTTTLLVPGNFQGERTIKQNQIFDHAGKFKIKLPTVGVRTTGTVLVEMVDKNGVYFSDEFSLTFHMHYYKLLKWLLVLPMLAMFGVLVILRPQEAMPLPSFSRNTDL; encoded by the exons ATGAGGAAGACTAGCGTTTTCTTGATTTGCTTCTTCGTCGTTGCTGCTTCCTCGTGCTTCGTCCGCGGCTTGTCGGAATTGAATACGGACGAGACGAAGAAGAACAAGTTTCGGGAGCGAGTGGCTTCCGACGATTCACTTGGTTACCCTAACCT GGATGAGGATGAATTGTTGAATACTCAATGTCCACAAAATTTGGAGTTGAGATGGCAGACAGAAGTTAGTTCTAGCATATATGCGACCCCATTGATAGCTGATATAAACAG TGATGGAAAGCTTGACATAGTTATTCCCTCTTTTGTTCACTACTTGGATGTCTTGGAAGGCTCTGATGGAGATAAAATGCCAG GGTGGCCTGCTTTTCATCAGTCTACTGTACATTCTAGTCCCCTCCTATATGATATTGACAAGGATGGCGTGAGAGAAATAGCTCTAGCTACTTACAATGGAGAGGTGCTGTTTTTCAG GGTTTCTGGCTACATGATGTCAGATAAATTAGTGATACCCCGATTGAAAGTGAAACAAGATTGGTATGTGGGTTTACATCCAGACCCAGTAGATCGTTCTCATCCAGATGTCCATGATGACCTACTCGTCCAGGAGGCTCTAATGAATTCAATGAATC AAACTAATGGAAGTCAAACTGGATCAAGCACCTCAAATTCAACAGCAACAGAAGCTCAGGCTCACACAGTGGATGCAACCGATGTAGGGAAACAAGAGAAGAACGGTAGTCATGTCGAAGCAGAAATTAAGTTGCAAAGCATGGAGAATAGTACTTTAGACTCTATATCAGCAGAACCCATTAAGGAAGAGAATGCAACTAATAGTAGAAGACGCCTTCTTGAAGATAGTGCCTCAAAAGGGTCTGAAGTGAGTGGTTCTGATTCCAAAGCTAATGATAATGGAGATGTTCATGAAGCAACTGTGGAGAATGATCAAGGTTTGGAGGTAGATGCTGATTCGTCTTTTGAATTATTTCGAGATAGTGAGGAGCTGGCTGATGAGTATAATTATGATTATGATGACTATGTGGACGAATCCTTGTGGGGAGATGAGGAGTGGAAGGAAGCACAACATGAAATTGTGGAAAATTTTGTGAACGTCGATGCACACATCTTGTGCACTCCT GTAATTGCCGACATTGATAATGATGGGGTCTCGGAGATGATTGTTGCGGTGTCTTACTTTTTTGATCATGA GTACTATGACAACCCTGAGCATTTAAAGGAACTCGGTGGAATTGAGATTGGGAAATATGTAGCTGGTGGTATTGTCGTTTTCAATCTCGAGACAAAGCAAGTTAAATGGAGTGTACAGCTAGATCTAAGTACGGATACTGGAAAATTTCGTGCATATGTATATTCTTCCCCAACTGTTGTCGATTTGGATGGTGATGGGAACTTGGACATTCTTGTCGGAACTTCTTATGGCTTGTTCTATGTTTTGGATCACAAGG GCAAGGTGAGGGAAAACTTTCCTCTTGAAATGGCTGAAATTCAAGGAGCTGTAGTTGCAGCTGATATCAACGATGACGGCAAGATTGAATTGGTCACTACCGATGTACATGGAAATATTGCTGCGTGGACTGCTCAAGGAAAAGAAATTTGGGAAACACATATCAAAAGTCTTGTTCCACAG GGACCCAGCATTGGTGATGTAGACGGGGATGGCCGTACTGAAGTTGTTGTCCCAACACTGTCGGGGAACATATATGTTCTTAGTGGCTTGGATGGATCGGTTGTACGTCCTTATCCCTATAGAACTCATGGGAGGGTGATGAATCAAGTTCTTCTAGTTGACTTGAGCAAACGTGGGGAGAAAAAGAAGGGTCTGACTTTGGTTACTACATCGTTTGATGGTTACTTGTACCTGATAGATGGACCCACATCATGTGCTGATGTAGTGGACATTGGTGAAACTTC ATATAGCATGGTATTGGCAGAAAATGTTGATGGTGGAGATGATCTCGACCTTGTCGTGACAACAATGAACGGCAACGTTTTCTGTTTCTCCACCCCAGCTCCACATCATCCCATCAAG GCATGGAGAGCACATAATCAGGGACGGAACAACGTTGCTAATCGCTTCAATCGTGAAGGGATTTACATTATGCCTTCTTCCAGAGCTTTCCGTGATGAAGAAGGCAAGAGTTTCTGGGTTGAAATTGAGATTGTAGACAGATACAGGATTCCATCTGGGTCCCAAGCGCCTTATAATGTCACT ACAACCTTGTTAGTTCCGGGCAACTTCCAAGGAGAAAGAACGATAAAGCAAAACCAGATATTTGATCACGCTGGAAAATTCAAGATTAAACTTCCAACAGTGGGAGTAAGGACCACGGGAacagttttggtggagatggttgACAAGAACGGAGTATATTTCTCAGATGAGTTCTCCCTCACATTCCATATGCACTACTACAAATTATTGAAGTGGCTTCTTGTCCTCCCTATGCTTGCCATGTTTGGTGTGCTTGTTATCCTTCGTCCGCAAGAGGCCATGCCATTGCCCTCATTTTCACGAAACACTGACTTGTGA
- the LOC131326895 gene encoding uncharacterized protein LOC131326895, whose amino-acid sequence MNETDNSEGFNQRLIQEAPQLGALLKEMKDGLDVVRSKVQAITAKVKANHYPTADGISYLEAKHLLLLNYCQSLVYYLLRKAKGLSIEGHPVVQSLVEIRLFLEKVRPIDKKLQYQIQKLTRVSSSTVDKGGLSEKEEDATATQKEEDLLKYRPNPDMLVNIAPEDGVHLYRPPKFAPTSMEEEKISKQERNALRKERRDARQASQSGYVKELMDDLEGRPEEVREVVGNESREVTRYMAKMDERARQEEELFTRAPLTKVEKLKMKRVKKSGNGLDGLTDSFYDEIKSLPLEDNASEQMTSFGTHRGGERRQRKWKRRH is encoded by the exons ATGAACGAAACAGATAACTCAGAGGGATTCAATCAGAGACTAATCCA AGAAGCTCCCCAGTTAGGTGCCCTATTGAAAGAAATGAAGGATGGACTAGATGTAGTGAGAAGTAAAGTGCAAGCCATAACTGCAAAG GTGAAAGCAAACCATTATCCAACTGCTGATGGGATAAGTTACCTCGAGGCCAAACATTTGCTGCTTCTAAACTATTGCCAGTCACTTGTCTATTATTTGCTTCGCAAGGCAAAAGGATTATCAATCGAGGGACACCCTGTTGTTCAGAGCCTTGTGGAGATAAGATTATTTTTGGAGAAG GTTCGTCCAATTGACAAAAAGCTACAATACCAAATTCAGAAGCTCACAAGGGTTTCAAGTAGTACAGTCGATAAAGGAGGACTGAGTGAGAAGGAGGAAGATGCAACTGCAACTCAGAAGGAAGAGGATCTGTTGAAATATCGGCCAAACCCAGACATGCTTGTGAATATAGCTCCTGAG GATGGTGTTCATCTGTATCGACCTCCGAAATTTGCCCCAACTTCTATGGAGGAAGAGAAGATCTCTAAACAGGAAAGAAATGCACTGAGGAAAGAGAGACGAGATGCGCGACAAGCTAGCCAGAGTGGATATGTGAAAGAATTGATGGACGATCTCGAGGGAAGACCCGAAGAG GTGAGAGAAGTTGTTGGAAATGAAAGTAGGGAAGTTACCAGATATATGGCCAAGATGGACGAGCGGGCCAGGCAAGAAGAGGAGCTTTTTACGCGTGCTCCTCTCACCAAGGTGGAGAAGCTGAAAATGAAACGCGTGAAAAAGTCGGGAAACGG GTTGGATGGTCTCACGGACAGCTTTTATGATGAAATTAAAAGTTTACCCTTGGAGGACAATGCTAGTGAGCAAATGACAAGCTTTGGTACTCACAGGGGTGGGGAGAGAAGACAAAGGAAGTGGAAG AGGAGGCACTAA